From the genome of Triticum aestivum cultivar Chinese Spring chromosome 3B, IWGSC CS RefSeq v2.1, whole genome shotgun sequence, one region includes:
- the LOC123071484 gene encoding transcription initiation factor TFIID subunit 12 has translation MDAPPPTQPDAAAPPPSTAAAAPPAAPPPNPAPPISTAAPPTSESTPAPAPAPAPAPAPAPAPAPAQTLEPPTPIPATARPPAPRMRPPYTHLASPITMSSSSSAATAGASSAASAMARGGVAIGLPAHPRGTQTPMGYTGFVPPPPLAHQFSPMHRGPDQAPLPTPQLRQPAPGIQNIGMIGSLNASQMRPGAISGSQQPRPGLPSSATPSSSGSQMPGSQKTPMHSLSRPMSMGSPAASLQQTPANMSSPFRPQQRPQVPQQRPQVPQPRPYHAAQSAPVASQQNALSGQQQQPQHHQQQQQQQVLQQQQQQVLQQQQQQVLQQQQQQQQQQQVLQQQQQQQQQQQQQQQSQPQSSSQQNQQNTTLKNQQQAARTPVSLTQKPDSPATLQATNMQLVDMASADAASGESSNRLLSKRSIHDLLAQIDPSERLDPDVEDVLIDIAEDFIESVGTFACSLAKHRKSTTLEAKDVLLHAERSWNITLPGFTGDEIKLYKKPHVNDIHRERLTLIKKSMASEGNIKTSAAQSTANQKNQAPKPPATGSL, from the exons ATGGACGCGCCTCCCCCCACGCAGCCGGACGCGGCGGCGCCGCCCCCCTCAACAGCGGCTGCGGCTCcccctgccgcgccgccgcccaatCCCGCGCCGCCCATTTCCACCGCCGCGCCACCCACCTCCGAGTCCACGCCCGCTCCTGCCCCTGCTCCCGCTCCCGCCCCCGCCCCAGCACCAGCGCCCGCCCCCGCCCAAACCCTAGAGCCCCCAACTCCGATCCCCGCCACCGCGCGGCCGCCGGCGCCTCGCATGAGGCCGCCGTACACCCACCTAGCCTCTCCCATCAcgatgtcctcctcctcctctgccgccacagCAGGGGCCTCCTCCGCGGCTTCTGCAATGGCAAGGGGAGGGGTTGCGATTGGATTGCCTGCGCACCCGCGTGGGACGCAGACGCCCATGGGCTATACGGggttcgtgccgccgccgccgctcgcccatCAGTTCAGCCCTATGCATCGCGGCCCCGACCAGGCCCCGCTGCCCACTCCACAG CTTAGGCAACCTGCCCCGGGGATCCAGAATATTGGGATGATTGGTTCCCTTAATGCGTCTCAGATGAGACCAGGAGCAATATCTGGTTCGCAACAGCCAAGGCCAGGTCTTCCATCATCAGCGACACCATCTTCATCTGGTAGCCAAATGCCAGGTTCACAA AAAACCCCCATGCATTCTTTATCAAGACCGATGTCTATGGGTTCCCCTGCGGCGTCTTTACAGCAAACTCCGGCAAATATGTCTTCACCGTTTAGGCCACAACAAAGGCCACAAGTTCCACAGCAAAGGCCACAAGTTCCACAACCAAGACCATACCATGCTGCACAATCTGCACCTGTAGCTTCTCAACAGAATGCACTTTCAGGACAGCAGCAGCAACCTCAgcatcatcagcagcagcagcaacagcaagttttgcagcagcagcaacagcaagttttgcagcagcagcaacagcaagttttgcagcagcagcagcagcagcagcagcaacagcaagttttacagcagcagcaacaacaacagcagcagcaacagcaacagcagcaaagTCAACCACAAAGTTCCTCACAGCAAAATCAGCAAAATACAACACTAAAAAACCAGCAGCAAGCTGCCCGGACTCCTGTCTCATTGACTCAGAAGCCTGATTCTCCAGCCACACTACAAGCTACTAATATGCAGCTTGTGGACATGGCTTCCGCCGATGCAGCTTCTGGTGAATCCAGTAATCGGCTACTCTCCAAGAGGAGTATACATGATTTACTTGCACAG ATCGACCCTTCGGAAAGGCTGGATCCTGATGTTGAAGATGTTCTTATTGACATTGCAGAAGATTTTATTGAATCT GTTGGAACATTTGCTTGTTCTTTAGCAAAGCATAGAAAGTCGACTACTTTGGAAGCCAAAGATGTACTCCTTCATGCAG AGAGAAGCTGGAATATCACCTTGCCAGGTTTCACCGGGGATGAAATAAAACTATACAAGAAGCCG CATGTCAACGATATTCACAGGGAGAGGCTTACTCTG ATCAAGAAGTCAATGGCGAGTGAAGGGAACATAAAGACCTCTGCTGCCCAATCTACAGCCAACCAGAAAAATCAGGCTCCAAAGCCACCTGCCACAGGTTCTCTGTGA